The region TGAAACCTCTCCGCGTGACAATACTCTGACCGATTTTTCAGGCCTGGGTACGCTGTCTCCTTTCCAAGAAGTTTCCGTCATTCAAAGGCGCTTTCTTCCTAAGACCGGTCGTTTTCAGCTTTTCGGTGGTTTGACGACGGTCACTAATGATCCCTTCTTTCTGACTTTCGGAGGCGTGGCGAAAGCCAGTTACTTCCTGACAGAAACCTGGGGTGTTGAACTCAATTACTTCGGTTTAACCAGTTCCGACCGCCAGTCCACAGAAGAGCTTCGTGATATTCAAGGTGTTTCGACCGAGAACCTGGTTTATCCGAAGTCCTATTTTGGTGTGGATGTGATGTACGTGCCGATTTACGGCAAGATGACCTGGTTTAACGAAAAGATCATTCCTTTCGATCTTTACGTGTCAGCTGGTTACGGAACTACGAATACACAAGCCGGGGAAAATGCAGGAACCATTCACTTGGCGACGGGACAGATCTTTGCTCTGAGCAAAGCTTATGCGATTCGCTGGGACTTCAGCTGGAATTTCTTTAATGCAACCGGTATCGACGGTTCAACGAATTCATTTAACAACCTCTTCCTCACCGTGGGTGTGAGTTGGTTCTTTCCGGAGGCTAGTTACCGATGAAGAAATTATTACTACTCCTGATAGCCTCAAGTTTGGCTGTGCCTTTGACAAGTTCAGCGCAAAGAAAAAATACCAAGCCGCGCGCGCGCGCGACGGCGCCATTATACAATTCCAATACGCGTGAAGCGACTTTGAAAAATCAATTAAGCAACGCGCTTCGAATGGCGCAAAGCGGTCAGTACGAAGCGGCGGCCAACAATTTGTTTACGTTAAGTCGTCGTCCCGAACTTGCGGCGGAACGTCCTCAAATCAAATATATTTTGGGAACAATGCTGATTGAGCTAAAGCTGAATCAAACAGCGGCTTTCCAGTTCGTCGATGTGATCCGTACAAAGCATCCGAAATACGCGAAGATGGCTATCGAAAAGCTTTCTATCGTGGCTGATACATTGGGTGACGACACGATTTTGAACTACGCGATTTCTCGCGTGGACCTGAATGATTTCCCTAGCAATTTGCGTGATATGATTAACTA is a window of Bdellovibrio sp. ArHS DNA encoding:
- a CDS encoding outer membrane beta-barrel domain-containing protein, with product MLHKNLTKVILLLSLILPGGVYAQSVEADELDVIELEIDRSAPKQNPISNSAPGYSETSPRDNTLTDFSGLGTLSPFQEVSVIQRRFLPKTGRFQLFGGLTTVTNDPFFLTFGGVAKASYFLTETWGVELNYFGLTSSDRQSTEELRDIQGVSTENLVYPKSYFGVDVMYVPIYGKMTWFNEKIIPFDLYVSAGYGTTNTQAGENAGTIHLATGQIFALSKAYAIRWDFSWNFFNATGIDGSTNSFNNLFLTVGVSWFFPEASYR